In Quercus robur chromosome 10, dhQueRobu3.1, whole genome shotgun sequence, a genomic segment contains:
- the LOC126701716 gene encoding uncharacterized protein LOC126701716 isoform X3 gives MKKKVSAILYHYPCPDGAFAALAAHLYFSATSLPALFFPNTVYNPIKPQNLPLHEYEIGDLYLLDFVGPSGFVQQLSSIVDRVIILDHHKTALSETSLLPPDNVSKVIDMERSGATIAFDYFKDKLINDNNKHDDGHLGVYERVRPLFDYIEDGDLWRWRLLNSKAFSSGLKDLSIEYDVRLNPTLFQQLLGLDVESVITRGMLSLSHKQTLIDDALNHSYQIALAAGRFGHCLAVDADSISELRSELGHQLATKSRNQNLRNSEVVDIKMPVLFC, from the exons atgaagaaaaaggTGTCAGCAATACTGTATCACTATCCTTGTCCAGACGGCGCTTTCGCTGCATTGGCGGCTCACCTTTACTTCTCCGCCACATCGCTCCCTGCTCTCTTCTTTCCCAACACTGTCTACAATCCCATCAAACCTCAAAACCTTCCTCTCCATGAATATGAAATCGGTGATCTCTACCTCCTTGATTTCGTGGGTCCCTCCGGATTTGTCCAACAACTCTCCTCCATAGTTGACAGAGTAATCATCTTGGACCATCACAAAACTGCGCTATCCGAAACTTCGCTTCTTCCTCCTGACAATGTGAGTAAGGTGATAGACATGGAGAGGAGTGGGGCCACCATtgcttttgattattttaaggatAAGCTtattaatgataataataaacatGATGATGGTCATTTGGGTGTATATGAGCGTGTTAGGCCACTGTTCGATTACATTGAAGATGGAGATCTTTGGAGGTGGAGGCTTCTCAATAGCAAAGCTTTTAGCAGTGGTTTGAAAGATTTGAGTATTGAATATGATGTTCGCTTAAACCCCACCTTGTTTCAACAG TTACTTGGCTTGGATGTGGAGTCTGTGATTACTCGAGGCATGTTGAGCTTATCACACAAGCAGACATTAATAGATGATGCTCTCAACCACTCTTATCAAATTGCCCTTGCTGCTGGACGTTTTGGACATTGCCTT GCTGTTGATGCAGACTCCATTTCAGAGTTGAGGAGTGAATTAGGGCACCAATTGGCTACCAAAAGTCGTAATCAAAATTTGAG GAATTCGGAGGTGGTGGACATCAAAATGCCAGTTCTTTTTTGTTGA
- the LOC126701716 gene encoding uncharacterized protein LOC126701716 isoform X2, translating into MKKKVSAILYHYPCPDGAFAALAAHLYFSATSLPALFFPNTVYNPIKPQNLPLHEYEIGDLYLLDFVGPSGFVQQLSSIVDRVIILDHHKTALSETSLLPPDNVSKVIDMERSGATIAFDYFKDKLINDNNKHDDGHLGVYERVRPLFDYIEDGDLWRWRLLNSKAFSSGLKDLSIEYDVRLNPTLFQQLLGLDVESVITRGMLSLSHKQTLIDDALNHSYQIALAAGRFGHCLAVDADSISELRSELGHQLATKSRNQNLRLRMRLILTTKLQRCFQL; encoded by the exons atgaagaaaaaggTGTCAGCAATACTGTATCACTATCCTTGTCCAGACGGCGCTTTCGCTGCATTGGCGGCTCACCTTTACTTCTCCGCCACATCGCTCCCTGCTCTCTTCTTTCCCAACACTGTCTACAATCCCATCAAACCTCAAAACCTTCCTCTCCATGAATATGAAATCGGTGATCTCTACCTCCTTGATTTCGTGGGTCCCTCCGGATTTGTCCAACAACTCTCCTCCATAGTTGACAGAGTAATCATCTTGGACCATCACAAAACTGCGCTATCCGAAACTTCGCTTCTTCCTCCTGACAATGTGAGTAAGGTGATAGACATGGAGAGGAGTGGGGCCACCATtgcttttgattattttaaggatAAGCTtattaatgataataataaacatGATGATGGTCATTTGGGTGTATATGAGCGTGTTAGGCCACTGTTCGATTACATTGAAGATGGAGATCTTTGGAGGTGGAGGCTTCTCAATAGCAAAGCTTTTAGCAGTGGTTTGAAAGATTTGAGTATTGAATATGATGTTCGCTTAAACCCCACCTTGTTTCAACAG TTACTTGGCTTGGATGTGGAGTCTGTGATTACTCGAGGCATGTTGAGCTTATCACACAAGCAGACATTAATAGATGATGCTCTCAACCACTCTTATCAAATTGCCCTTGCTGCTGGACGTTTTGGACATTGCCTT GCTGTTGATGCAGACTCCATTTCAGAGTTGAGGAGTGAATTAGGGCACCAATTGGCTACCAAAAGTCGTAATCAAAATTTGAG ACTCAGAATGAGGTTGATATTGACAACCAAGCTCCAGCGTTGCTTTCAACTTTGA
- the LOC126701716 gene encoding uncharacterized protein LOC126701716 isoform X1, whose amino-acid sequence MKKKVSAILYHYPCPDGAFAALAAHLYFSATSLPALFFPNTVYNPIKPQNLPLHEYEIGDLYLLDFVGPSGFVQQLSSIVDRVIILDHHKTALSETSLLPPDNVSKVIDMERSGATIAFDYFKDKLINDNNKHDDGHLGVYERVRPLFDYIEDGDLWRWRLLNSKAFSSGLKDLSIEYDVRLNPTLFQQLLGLDVESVITRGMLSLSHKQTLIDDALNHSYQIALAAGRFGHCLAVDADSISELRSELGHQLATKSRNQNLRGIGAVVYRVPELENDQLLKISLRSMDSEDTTPISQEFGGGGHQNASSFLLSFAEFEQWKVCGTV is encoded by the exons atgaagaaaaaggTGTCAGCAATACTGTATCACTATCCTTGTCCAGACGGCGCTTTCGCTGCATTGGCGGCTCACCTTTACTTCTCCGCCACATCGCTCCCTGCTCTCTTCTTTCCCAACACTGTCTACAATCCCATCAAACCTCAAAACCTTCCTCTCCATGAATATGAAATCGGTGATCTCTACCTCCTTGATTTCGTGGGTCCCTCCGGATTTGTCCAACAACTCTCCTCCATAGTTGACAGAGTAATCATCTTGGACCATCACAAAACTGCGCTATCCGAAACTTCGCTTCTTCCTCCTGACAATGTGAGTAAGGTGATAGACATGGAGAGGAGTGGGGCCACCATtgcttttgattattttaaggatAAGCTtattaatgataataataaacatGATGATGGTCATTTGGGTGTATATGAGCGTGTTAGGCCACTGTTCGATTACATTGAAGATGGAGATCTTTGGAGGTGGAGGCTTCTCAATAGCAAAGCTTTTAGCAGTGGTTTGAAAGATTTGAGTATTGAATATGATGTTCGCTTAAACCCCACCTTGTTTCAACAG TTACTTGGCTTGGATGTGGAGTCTGTGATTACTCGAGGCATGTTGAGCTTATCACACAAGCAGACATTAATAGATGATGCTCTCAACCACTCTTATCAAATTGCCCTTGCTGCTGGACGTTTTGGACATTGCCTT GCTGTTGATGCAGACTCCATTTCAGAGTTGAGGAGTGAATTAGGGCACCAATTGGCTACCAAAAGTCGTAATCAAAATTTGAG GGGCATTGGAGCTGTTGTATACAGAGTCCCTGAGCTTGAAAATGACCAGTTGCTGAAAATAAGCCTTAGGAGTATGGACAGTGAAGACACAACACCCATCTCACAG GAATTCGGAGGTGGTGGACATCAAAATGCCAGTTCTTTTTTGTTGAGCTTTGCAGAATTTGAGCAGTGGAAGGTTTGTGGAACTGTTTAA